From Paraburkholderia fungorum, the proteins below share one genomic window:
- a CDS encoding FAD-dependent oxidoreductase: MLSTQEVPTQEAEAQPSGPVADAPFSNLSTRMHQMFPSLTCAEIDRLRRFGETGEWHAGDLLFETGHTGPGMFVLLEGRVKVYQRDGIGREVVIGEHGAGHFLAEVGQLSGRPALVNGLALTGVKALLIPPTQLRALLVAEAELGERIMRALILRRVSLIEKGAGGPILIGNSSDARLVMLQGFLSRNGHPHSVIDERDEDALRLIEQFAAQREDMPLVICPDGSVLRHPSMPELATCLGLLPDLDDSHVYDVAIVGAGPAGLATAVYAASEGLSVIVLDSRAPGGQAGASSRIENYLGFPTGISGQALAGRAFVQAQKFGAHVAIPVHVKALHCAESPHRLELKCGGHISARAIVIASGAVYRRPALEGLDRFDGRGVYYWASPVEAKLCKRQEVVLVGGGNSAGQAIVYLATHAAKVHVLIRRSGFEATMSRYLIDRIRSLPNVFVHPNSEIGRLEADDSGLAAVGLKKPLPDGTERFDTRHLFLFTGADPNTDWLRTCGVQLDSKGFVMTGTSVDNASVCDLATTVEGVYAIGDARAGSTKRVAAAVGEGAAVVAQIHQLLAVSAGEAVALGA, from the coding sequence ATGCTTTCGACTCAGGAAGTTCCGACTCAAGAAGCTGAAGCACAACCATCTGGACCGGTCGCCGACGCGCCGTTTTCGAATCTCTCGACGCGCATGCACCAGATGTTTCCGTCGCTCACGTGCGCGGAAATCGACCGTTTGCGGCGCTTCGGCGAAACCGGCGAATGGCACGCAGGCGACCTGCTGTTCGAGACCGGCCACACTGGCCCCGGCATGTTCGTGCTGCTCGAAGGGCGGGTAAAGGTTTATCAACGCGACGGGATCGGGCGCGAAGTGGTGATCGGCGAACACGGCGCCGGGCATTTTCTCGCCGAAGTCGGCCAGTTGTCGGGACGGCCCGCGCTGGTCAACGGCCTTGCGCTCACCGGCGTCAAAGCACTACTGATTCCGCCGACCCAACTGCGCGCGCTGCTGGTCGCCGAGGCCGAACTGGGCGAGCGCATCATGCGCGCGCTGATCCTGCGGCGCGTGTCGCTGATCGAAAAGGGCGCGGGCGGCCCGATCCTGATCGGCAATAGCAGCGACGCACGGCTCGTGATGCTGCAAGGCTTCCTGTCGCGCAACGGCCATCCGCATTCGGTGATCGACGAACGCGACGAAGATGCGCTGCGTCTGATCGAGCAATTCGCCGCGCAACGGGAAGACATGCCGCTCGTGATCTGCCCGGACGGCTCGGTTCTGCGTCATCCGAGCATGCCGGAGCTGGCGACGTGCCTGGGCTTGCTGCCCGATCTCGACGACTCGCACGTGTACGACGTCGCGATTGTCGGCGCGGGGCCGGCGGGGCTGGCGACGGCCGTGTACGCGGCGTCCGAAGGTCTGTCGGTGATCGTGCTCGACAGCCGCGCGCCGGGCGGCCAGGCGGGCGCCAGCTCGCGGATCGAAAACTATCTCGGCTTTCCGACCGGCATCTCCGGCCAGGCGCTCGCTGGCCGCGCATTCGTGCAGGCGCAGAAGTTCGGCGCGCACGTCGCGATTCCGGTCCACGTGAAGGCGTTGCACTGCGCGGAGTCGCCGCACCGGCTGGAACTGAAGTGCGGCGGGCATATCAGCGCCCGCGCAATCGTGATTGCGAGCGGCGCGGTGTACCGGCGTCCGGCGCTCGAAGGCCTCGACCGTTTCGACGGACGCGGCGTCTACTACTGGGCGTCGCCAGTCGAAGCCAAGCTGTGCAAGCGACAGGAAGTCGTGCTGGTCGGTGGCGGCAACTCGGCCGGCCAGGCCATCGTCTATCTGGCGACGCACGCGGCCAAGGTCCACGTACTGATCCGGCGCAGCGGCTTCGAGGCGACCATGTCGCGCTATCTGATCGACCGGATCCGCTCGCTGCCGAATGTGTTCGTGCATCCGAATTCGGAAATCGGCCGGCTGGAGGCCGACGACAGCGGCCTGGCCGCCGTCGGCCTGAAGAAGCCGTTACCCGACGGCACCGAGCGTTTCGACACGCGGCATCTGTTCCTGTTCACCGGCGCAGACCCGAATACCGACTGGTTGCGCACCTGCGGCGTCCAGCTCGACAGCAAGGGCTTCGTGATGACCGGCACGAGCGTGGACAACGCGTCGGTCTGCGATCTCGCGACCACGGTCGAGGGCGTTTACGCGATCGGCGACGCGCGCGCGGGATCGACGAAACGCGTGGCGGCGGCGGTCGGCGAAGGCGCCGCCGTGGTCGCGCAGATTCATCAATTGCTGGCGGTGTCGGCGGGAGAAGCCGTCGCGCTCGGTGCCTGA
- a CDS encoding phytanoyl-CoA dioxygenase family protein, which translates to MSRTDSRHETPPTHWYRERDCSLQGFVAVLQSQPEDTNLKFAADLRENIPLYDCRALRDTLDSAPHRAQLQAEWADVLNRGAGVLVLKHVYTDTAAVDDATQVFESIIREEREAGAAAADHFAKAGANDRIWNAQEKLCLRAPSVFARYYSNAVLAGIAEAWLGPHFQVTSQVNVVRPGGQAQQAHRDYHLGFQTVAQAERYPPHVHTMSPFLTLQGAVAHSDMPVESGPTKLLPFSQRYAPGYLAWRREDFRDYFETHFVQLPLEKGDAIFFSPALFHAAGTNRTTSVQRMANLLQISSAYGRAMESLNRAKMCEALYPVLRECVVTSSMTQAEVDAAVASCAEGYPFPTNLDRDPPLGGLAPESQQDLFARALHETWNVDRFCAAIREQASRREA; encoded by the coding sequence ATGAGCCGCACCGACTCGCGCCACGAAACGCCGCCGACCCATTGGTACAGAGAGCGTGACTGCTCACTTCAGGGCTTTGTCGCCGTACTCCAGTCGCAGCCCGAAGACACTAATCTGAAGTTCGCGGCCGATCTACGCGAGAACATCCCGCTGTACGACTGCCGCGCGCTCCGCGACACGCTCGACAGCGCACCGCATCGCGCGCAATTGCAGGCCGAGTGGGCCGACGTGTTGAATCGCGGCGCGGGCGTGCTGGTGCTCAAACACGTTTATACCGACACCGCAGCCGTCGACGACGCCACCCAGGTCTTCGAATCGATCATCCGCGAAGAGCGCGAAGCCGGTGCTGCAGCCGCCGATCATTTCGCCAAGGCGGGTGCCAACGATCGCATCTGGAACGCGCAGGAGAAGCTGTGTCTACGCGCTCCGTCGGTGTTCGCCCGCTACTATTCGAACGCGGTGCTGGCTGGCATCGCCGAGGCATGGCTCGGGCCGCACTTTCAGGTGACGTCGCAAGTGAATGTCGTTCGCCCCGGCGGACAGGCGCAACAGGCACATCGCGACTATCACCTCGGTTTCCAGACCGTCGCGCAAGCCGAGCGCTACCCGCCGCACGTTCACACAATGTCGCCCTTTCTCACGCTGCAGGGCGCGGTTGCTCACAGCGACATGCCCGTGGAAAGCGGCCCGACGAAACTGCTGCCGTTTTCGCAGCGATATGCGCCGGGTTATCTCGCGTGGCGTCGCGAGGATTTCCGCGATTACTTCGAGACGCACTTCGTGCAGTTGCCGCTTGAAAAGGGCGATGCGATCTTTTTCAGCCCGGCGCTGTTTCACGCAGCCGGCACGAACAGGACAACGTCGGTGCAGCGCATGGCGAATCTTTTGCAGATTTCATCGGCGTATGGCCGCGCGATGGAATCGCTGAATCGCGCGAAGATGTGTGAGGCGCTGTATCCGGTCTTACGCGAATGCGTAGTGACGTCGAGCATGACGCAAGCCGAAGTCGATGCGGCGGTGGCGTCATGTGCCGAAGGCTATCCGTTTCCGACGAATCTCGACCGCGACCCGCCGCTCGGCGGCCTCGCTCCCGAGAGTCAGCAGGATCTGTTTGCTCGCGCGCTTCACGAAACGTGGAACGTCGACAGATTTTGCGCGGCGATCCGCGAACAGGCGTCGCGAAGGGAAGCCTGA
- a CDS encoding GntP family permease yields the protein MSFVIVLAALAFLMFAAYRGYSVILFAPIAALAAVLLTEPAAVAPVFTGIFMDKMVGFVKLYFPVFLLGAVFGKVIELSGFSESIVAAAIRYIGRSRANAVIVAVCALLTYGGVSLFVVVFAVYPFAAELYRQSNIPKRLMPGAIALGAFSFTMDSLPGTPQIQNIIPTTFFKTTSWAAPALGVIGSLFIIVVGLTYLEWRRRAAMATGEGYGTDLVNEPERVESKQLPHPLLAVAPLIVVGVANFLLTRWIPSWYGATYTITPDILPGLHAPVETTVKSLVAIWAVQGALLLGIIMVVVTAFGRVSQRFAVGTKAAVAGALLASLNTASEYGFGGVIAALPGFLVVSNALKSIPNPLVNAAVSVSTLAGITGSASGGMSIALAAMSDTFIKGAQAAQIPMEVLHRVVAMASGGMDTLPHNGAVITLLAVTGLTHRQSYRDIFAVTVIKTLAVFFVIAVYYMTGLV from the coding sequence ATGTCCTTTGTCATCGTCCTCGCCGCACTGGCGTTTCTGATGTTTGCCGCGTATCGCGGCTACAGCGTCATTCTGTTCGCGCCGATCGCGGCGCTCGCCGCCGTTCTGCTGACCGAACCCGCCGCCGTCGCGCCGGTGTTCACCGGCATCTTCATGGACAAGATGGTCGGGTTCGTGAAGCTGTACTTCCCGGTGTTTCTGCTCGGCGCCGTGTTCGGCAAGGTCATCGAACTGTCCGGCTTCTCGGAATCGATCGTCGCCGCCGCGATCCGCTATATCGGCCGGTCGCGCGCGAATGCGGTGATCGTCGCGGTGTGCGCGCTGCTCACCTATGGCGGCGTGTCGCTGTTCGTGGTGGTGTTCGCAGTTTATCCGTTCGCCGCCGAGCTGTATCGCCAGAGCAATATTCCGAAGCGGTTGATGCCCGGGGCAATCGCGCTCGGCGCCTTCTCGTTCACGATGGATTCGCTGCCGGGTACGCCGCAGATCCAGAACATCATCCCGACCACGTTCTTCAAGACGACGTCATGGGCCGCGCCCGCACTCGGCGTGATCGGCTCGCTGTTCATCATCGTGGTCGGTCTGACGTATCTCGAATGGCGTCGTCGTGCGGCGATGGCAACCGGCGAAGGCTATGGCACCGATCTGGTCAACGAGCCGGAACGCGTCGAATCGAAGCAACTGCCGCATCCGCTGCTGGCGGTTGCACCGCTGATCGTGGTCGGCGTCGCGAACTTCCTGCTGACGCGCTGGATTCCCTCCTGGTACGGCGCGACGTACACCATCACGCCGGACATCCTGCCGGGTCTGCATGCGCCGGTCGAAACCACGGTCAAGAGCCTGGTCGCAATCTGGGCCGTGCAGGGCGCGTTGCTGCTCGGCATCATCATGGTCGTGGTCACAGCGTTCGGACGCGTGAGCCAGCGTTTTGCGGTCGGCACCAAGGCTGCGGTGGCGGGTGCGCTGCTGGCGTCGCTGAATACCGCGTCGGAATACGGCTTTGGCGGCGTGATTGCCGCTCTGCCGGGCTTCCTGGTGGTCAGCAATGCGCTCAAGAGCATTCCGAATCCGCTCGTCAATGCGGCGGTGTCGGTCAGCACGCTGGCGGGGATCACGGGTTCGGCGTCGGGCGGCATGAGCATCGCGCTCGCGGCGATGTCCGACACGTTCATCAAGGGCGCGCAAGCCGCGCAGATTCCGATGGAAGTGCTGCACCGCGTGGTCGCGATGGCGAGCGGCGGGATGGACACGCTGCCGCACAACGGCGCGGTGATCACGCTGCTGGCGGTGACGGGATTGACGCATCGTCAGTCGTATCGCGACATCTTCGCGGTGACGGTCATCAAGACCTTGGCCGTGTTCTTCGTCATCGCGGTGTATTACATGACCGGGCTGGTTTAA
- a CDS encoding winged helix-turn-helix domain-containing protein, translating into MKTLPLPAARTLHLAAQGLLTPPRRKAVKADVLDTIRRMTQLQIDTIHVVARSPYLVLFSRLGAYPQQWLDEHLAEGKLFEYWSHEACFVPTEDYGLLRHRMLDPSGMGWKYAAEWHKKYRKDIEKLLAHIRATGPVRSADFAREAGKSNGWWDWKPEKRHLEVLFAIGQLMVAERRNFHRVYDLTERVLPDWDDARDLQPADAVIAQVLRRTCRALGVARADWVADYYRLPRRPYRDELHALADQGELVQVQVEGWKQDTFVHRDFAPMIDDAANGKLASTVTTVLSPFDPVVWDRKRAAALFDFDYAIECYTPAAKRKYGYFVLPLLSRGKLVGRVDAKAHRTQRIFELKSLHIEPGIRLSARLAGDLRRALQRCADWHGTPQLEITSGPSDWLDALIADSNVEA; encoded by the coding sequence GTGAAGACTCTGCCGCTCCCCGCAGCCCGCACCCTCCATCTGGCCGCTCAAGGTTTGCTGACGCCGCCGCGCCGCAAGGCCGTCAAAGCCGATGTGCTCGACACGATCCGCCGCATGACGCAGTTGCAGATCGATACGATTCACGTCGTCGCGCGTAGCCCTTATCTCGTACTGTTCAGCCGGCTCGGCGCGTATCCGCAGCAATGGCTCGACGAGCATCTCGCCGAAGGCAAACTGTTCGAATACTGGTCGCATGAAGCCTGTTTCGTGCCGACTGAAGACTACGGGTTGCTGCGTCACCGGATGCTCGACCCGAGCGGCATGGGCTGGAAATACGCGGCCGAATGGCACAAAAAATATCGCAAGGACATCGAGAAGCTGCTCGCGCATATTCGGGCGACCGGTCCGGTGCGTTCGGCGGATTTCGCTCGCGAGGCGGGCAAGAGTAACGGCTGGTGGGACTGGAAGCCGGAGAAGCGTCACCTCGAAGTACTGTTCGCCATCGGTCAGCTGATGGTCGCCGAGCGGCGCAATTTTCATCGCGTGTACGATCTGACGGAGCGCGTGTTGCCCGATTGGGACGACGCGCGCGATCTGCAACCCGCCGACGCCGTCATCGCGCAAGTGCTGCGGCGCACCTGTCGCGCGCTCGGTGTCGCGCGCGCCGATTGGGTCGCCGATTACTATCGGCTGCCGCGCCGCCCGTATCGCGACGAACTGCATGCGCTGGCCGATCAGGGCGAACTGGTTCAAGTGCAGGTGGAAGGCTGGAAGCAGGACACGTTCGTCCATCGCGACTTCGCACCGATGATCGACGACGCGGCGAACGGCAAGCTCGCATCGACGGTCACGACGGTTTTGTCGCCATTCGACCCGGTGGTGTGGGACCGCAAACGCGCCGCCGCGCTGTTCGATTTCGATTACGCGATCGAGTGCTATACGCCCGCGGCAAAACGCAAATACGGTTACTTCGTGCTGCCTCTGTTGAGCCGCGGCAAGCTGGTGGGTCGCGTGGATGCGAAGGCGCACCGGACGCAGCGCATCTTCGAATTGAAGTCGCTGCATATCGAACCGGGCATACGGCTGAGCGCGCGACTTGCCGGTGATCTGCGCCGCGCACTGCAACGTTGCGCCGATTGGCACGGCACGCCGCAACTGGAAATTACGTCGGGTCCGTCGGATTGGCTCGACGCGTTGATCGCCGATAGCAATGTGGAAGCGTGA
- the gltS gene encoding sodium/glutamate symporter yields the protein MNVGVFATLVATSFVLLLGEKLVQWIAVLRTYSIPAPVVGGLLVALAVLLIRLVSNVPVRFDSALQTPLMFAFFSTIGLNANFSSLKAGGPVLVRFLALVSGLLILQNVLGLGLAFALGVDPLFGLLGGSITMSGGHGTGAAWSQIFAEHHGLQSASEIAIGCATFGLVVGGVLGGPIARYLMRKLGDKERQRLRQQEAEQTLVFEEPKAEQPTTPAAFITTLALISVCLTLGEIVADWLAGTPFEMPTFVCVLFIGVILNNGLPFVGVKIPQHAVALLGNVSLALFLAMALMRLDLWELAGLALPVLTILAGQTVLTAVYIVFVTFPAMGRDYDAVVLSTAQCGLGMGATPTAIANMQAVTHRFGHSHTAFLIVPMVGAFFMDIVNAIVIKLFLMLPFFR from the coding sequence ATGAATGTCGGAGTATTCGCAACCCTGGTCGCCACATCTTTCGTGCTGCTGCTCGGCGAAAAACTCGTCCAGTGGATCGCGGTCCTGCGGACCTACTCGATTCCCGCTCCGGTGGTCGGCGGCCTGCTCGTCGCGCTTGCTGTCCTGTTGATCAGGCTGGTTTCGAACGTGCCGGTGCGCTTCGATTCCGCGCTGCAAACGCCGCTGATGTTCGCGTTTTTTTCCACCATCGGTCTCAACGCGAATTTTTCCAGCCTGAAAGCGGGCGGTCCCGTGCTGGTCCGTTTTCTCGCGCTGGTCAGCGGGCTGCTGATTCTGCAGAACGTGCTGGGGTTGGGGCTGGCATTCGCGCTCGGCGTCGATCCGCTGTTCGGTTTGCTGGGCGGCTCGATCACGATGTCCGGCGGACATGGAACGGGCGCCGCGTGGAGCCAGATCTTCGCCGAACATCACGGATTGCAGTCCGCCAGCGAGATCGCCATCGGCTGCGCGACGTTCGGCCTGGTGGTCGGCGGCGTGCTCGGCGGTCCAATTGCGCGCTACCTGATGCGCAAACTCGGCGATAAGGAACGGCAGCGGCTCAGGCAGCAGGAAGCGGAACAAACGCTGGTCTTCGAAGAACCCAAGGCCGAGCAGCCGACCACGCCTGCCGCTTTCATCACCACGCTCGCGTTGATCTCGGTGTGTCTGACCTTGGGCGAGATCGTCGCCGACTGGCTGGCCGGAACGCCTTTCGAAATGCCGACCTTCGTTTGCGTGCTGTTTATCGGCGTGATTCTGAACAATGGGTTGCCGTTTGTCGGCGTGAAAATTCCGCAGCATGCGGTCGCGCTGCTGGGCAACGTCAGCCTCGCGCTTTTTCTGGCGATGGCGCTGATGAGGCTCGACCTCTGGGAACTCGCCGGACTGGCGCTCCCCGTGCTCACGATCCTCGCTGGACAAACCGTGCTCACGGCGGTCTATATCGTCTTCGTGACTTTTCCCGCGATGGGCCGCGACTACGACGCGGTCGTGCTGAGCACGGCGCAATGCGGGCTGGGGATGGGCGCGACGCCGACCGCCATCGCGAACATGCAGGCGGTGACGCATCGCTTCGGCCATTCCCATACGGCGTTTCTGATTGTGCCGATGGTCGGCGCGTTCTTCATGGATATCGTCAACGCGATCGTGATCAAGCTGTTTCTTATGCTGCCGTTTTTCCGTTGA
- a CDS encoding methyl-accepting chemotaxis protein, whose amino-acid sequence MRNNQPVSGHEYEFPSSHMLVSATDLTGRIQYCNPAFIAVSGFTRDELIGQPHNLIRHPDMPREAFEDMWTTIRDGRPWTALVKNRRKNGDHYWVHANVTPVVEKGTVVGYLSVRIKPDREAVRDAEALYARMRAGEARGLRLRRGAVVRTGVAGRLQALMRLPVATRAASGYALTPLALLATGLISWEGAPPVPFWIGFGVTAAISFVSWRMLTRQLAAPIQDMSGFATRLAAGDLTADLHIARHDDLGDVLQAMNQLKANLAAIVYDVRAQITGMLDNAREISSGNVDLARRTELQAASLEETAATMEQLTTTVQANADASVRALDLARDAQAAAAVGGKIAGQVEQTMAGITAASRRIADITGVIDGIAFQTNILALNAAVEAARAGEAGRSFAVVAGEVRMLAQRCAASSKEIKSVVEASASEVAAGTELVARTTSQMRVIDEAVERVSSIIVEVANASSEQAEGIRQVNQAVSHLDGATQQNAALVEQAAATAQSLAQQADVLDEAVRLFTIAEATPARHGGSVKRPASTSDKVSRVAPEFSRHGQDRDEQRSVHEVEHEEATLI is encoded by the coding sequence ATGCGCAACAACCAGCCTGTTTCCGGGCACGAGTACGAATTCCCTTCGTCACACATGCTTGTCTCCGCGACCGATCTGACCGGCCGCATCCAGTACTGCAATCCGGCCTTCATCGCCGTTTCGGGCTTTACGCGCGATGAGCTGATCGGCCAGCCGCACAATCTGATCCGCCATCCCGACATGCCGCGCGAAGCGTTCGAAGACATGTGGACGACGATCCGCGATGGACGTCCATGGACCGCGCTCGTCAAGAATCGCCGCAAGAACGGCGATCACTACTGGGTTCACGCGAACGTCACGCCGGTGGTCGAGAAAGGCACCGTGGTCGGTTATCTGAGCGTGCGGATCAAGCCGGACCGCGAAGCCGTGCGCGACGCCGAAGCCTTGTACGCCCGCATGCGGGCCGGTGAAGCGCGCGGCCTGAGGCTGCGGCGCGGCGCGGTCGTGCGCACCGGCGTGGCGGGCCGCCTGCAGGCGTTGATGCGTCTGCCGGTGGCGACGCGCGCGGCTTCCGGCTACGCGTTGACGCCACTGGCGCTGCTTGCCACCGGTCTGATCAGTTGGGAAGGCGCGCCGCCCGTGCCGTTCTGGATCGGCTTCGGCGTCACCGCTGCGATCAGCTTCGTGTCGTGGCGCATGCTGACGCGCCAGCTCGCTGCGCCAATCCAGGATATGTCGGGCTTCGCGACGCGCCTGGCGGCGGGCGATCTGACCGCCGATCTGCACATCGCGCGTCACGACGATCTCGGCGACGTGCTGCAAGCAATGAATCAGTTGAAGGCGAATCTCGCGGCAATCGTCTACGACGTACGCGCGCAGATCACCGGCATGCTCGACAACGCGCGGGAAATTTCCAGCGGCAACGTCGATCTCGCGCGCCGCACCGAGTTGCAGGCGGCGTCGCTCGAAGAAACCGCCGCGACGATGGAACAGTTGACCACCACCGTCCAGGCCAACGCCGATGCCAGCGTGCGCGCGCTCGATCTGGCGCGCGACGCGCAAGCGGCGGCGGCGGTCGGCGGCAAGATCGCCGGCCAGGTCGAGCAGACCATGGCGGGTATCACGGCAGCCTCGCGGCGCATCGCGGACATCACCGGCGTAATCGACGGCATTGCGTTCCAGACCAACATCCTCGCGCTGAACGCCGCCGTCGAAGCGGCGCGCGCGGGCGAGGCGGGCCGCTCGTTTGCGGTCGTCGCGGGCGAGGTGCGGATGCTGGCGCAACGTTGCGCGGCGTCGTCGAAGGAGATCAAGTCGGTGGTCGAAGCGAGCGCGAGCGAAGTCGCCGCGGGCACCGAACTGGTCGCGCGCACGACCTCGCAGATGCGTGTGATCGACGAGGCCGTGGAGCGCGTGTCGTCGATCATCGTCGAGGTGGCGAACGCGAGCAGCGAACAGGCCGAAGGGATTCGCCAGGTCAACCAGGCGGTCTCGCATCTGGACGGCGCCACGCAGCAAAACGCGGCGCTCGTCGAGCAGGCGGCAGCGACGGCGCAAAGCCTCGCCCAGCAGGCCGATGTACTCGATGAAGCGGTGCGCCTGTTCACCATCGCCGAAGCGACACCCGCGCGACATGGCGGCAGCGTGAAGCGGCCGGCGTCCACCTCCGATAAGGTGAGTCGCGTCGCGCCCGAGTTCTCACGTCACGGCCAGGACCGTGACGAACAACGCAGCGTTCACGAAGTCGAGCACGAAGAAGCCACATTGATCTGA
- a CDS encoding DedA family protein/thiosulfate sulfurtransferase GlpE, whose amino-acid sequence MLHDLVEQYGPALIFANVLAGSLGLPVPAMPSLVLFGAMAAMHPGSVGTQLLPVLILSIFATLIGDSAWYLAGRLYGGNTLKTICRLSLSRDTCVKKTERFFGRWGVRVLAVAKFVPGLSIVSIPMAGAMGTKYRTFLTYDSIGAALWSGTGLIIGALFAKQIDMLFAIAGRLGRTAALVAVALLLLYAAYRWVRRRQLIAKLASARIEVDELATLVKAGHTPVLFDIRSQEKRKLDPFVIPGSKFADERQLDEIVATYPHDQKLVIYCSCPNEISAAWMAKQLNEAGFSDVLPLRGGMEAWRDSGKPVEALPDMPPPEVAVDDVAPKAV is encoded by the coding sequence ATGCTACATGATCTCGTCGAACAATATGGTCCGGCGCTCATCTTCGCCAACGTGCTGGCGGGCTCGCTCGGGCTGCCGGTGCCGGCGATGCCGTCGCTCGTCCTGTTCGGCGCGATGGCCGCCATGCATCCCGGCTCGGTGGGCACGCAATTATTGCCGGTTCTGATTCTGTCGATATTCGCTACGCTGATTGGCGACAGCGCGTGGTATCTCGCCGGCCGTTTATACGGCGGCAATACGTTGAAAACCATTTGCCGTTTGTCGTTATCGCGTGACACCTGCGTTAAAAAGACCGAACGCTTTTTCGGCCGCTGGGGTGTGCGGGTGCTGGCCGTGGCGAAATTCGTCCCGGGCCTGTCGATCGTGTCGATTCCGATGGCCGGCGCAATGGGTACGAAATACCGCACCTTCCTCACCTACGACAGCATCGGCGCGGCGCTGTGGTCCGGCACCGGGCTGATCATCGGCGCGTTGTTCGCGAAGCAGATCGACATGCTGTTCGCCATCGCGGGACGCCTCGGCCGCACCGCCGCGCTGGTGGCCGTCGCGCTGTTGCTGTTGTACGCGGCTTACCGGTGGGTGCGGCGTCGTCAACTGATTGCGAAGCTGGCGTCCGCGCGCATCGAGGTCGACGAACTGGCGACGCTGGTCAAGGCGGGCCACACGCCGGTGCTGTTCGACATTCGTTCGCAGGAAAAGCGCAAGCTCGATCCGTTCGTGATTCCGGGCTCGAAATTCGCCGACGAACGGCAACTGGACGAGATCGTCGCCACGTATCCGCATGACCAGAAACTGGTGATTTACTGTTCCTGCCCGAATGAGATTTCCGCGGCATGGATGGCCAAGCAACTGAACGAAGCCGGCTTCTCCGATGTGCTGCCGCTGCGCGGCGGCATGGAAGCCTGGCGCGACTCGGGCAAGCCGGTTGAGGCGCTACCCGACATGCCTCCGCCGGAAGTCGCGGTCGACGACGTCGCGCCCAAGGCCGTATAA